TTTGTAAAGTGTTGAAAAACCAATGTAAATACTTGCTATTATAACAACAAATATAAAAAATCACGCAATTCCTGGAACACCAAGTAAACCATCTTTTGCTGGAGTTGTTACCTGTAAAAAGAAATATGGATAAGCATACATAGAAGTTGGAGAAGTTCCACCAGCTTCTTTAATTAAACCTCTAGCTATTGCATATAAAGCATAGCTTATTAAAATTACTACTCCCTGAATTCAATTTTTCTTTAAAAACTTAAATTCTGAAATATTTTCTTTACTTTCATGTTTCATTCCAAAGATAACATAAATAACAAAAGCAATTGGACCAAAAGTATGAAATACTTCATTTTCAATTACAGATGTAACGTTAGGGAACAAGGCTTGTAAAATTGTTTTATTAGCTGCTAATCCTGTTGAAATAACTGTTGGTCTTAGACTTAGTTGATAAATCAAGAAAGTAATTGTTATAAATGTTGCAGTTAAAATTGCTCCATTTGAACTAATTAATCCCTTTTTACCTTCATTGTTAGGTTTTAATAATGCATTTGTAATTCATACTAGAACTAATATATTACTTAGTAAAGTAAAGAATGACGTTCTAAATCAAATATCTTCAAACGGTTGATAGTTAGCATGCAATAAGCTATTTTGATCTACATTAAAATTTATCAATGAAGTAATTTGATCCACCATTTCGCCATTAACTTTAACTTGTACTATTCAACTGTAGTCTCCTTCTTTACCTACTTTAATTAACTCTTCAATTGTTTTTATTCCATTTTCTTGAATAAGACGGTTGATTTCGCTTACTGAAAGACTTGTATTAATCATCGGTTTTAAGTAACTCATTAATAATACTGCAAGCAAAATTAAAGCAAAAGAAAACTTATATCAAAATTTTCAATCTTTTAAAGAATAATTATTTGAAAATCAATTTTTTGTTTGATCTGCTTTTAATTTAAAAAAATTATTATGCATTTTTATTCTCCTTTTTTCTTTAATTTTACATTAATTATTTTTAACATTATAACTCTATATAAAGATGTAAATCCAATACATATAGACGCTATAACTACAACAAATATTAAAAATAAAACTATTCCTGGAAGTTCAATGTTTCCCATTTTAACTGCTTTTTCAGTTATTTGTAAAAATGGATATGGGAAAGCTAGTTGACTTGAACCAGGAGTTCCACCAGCAACCATAATTAAACCTCTAATTATTGCATAAACACCATAACCGATTAAACCGCTAATTCCATATAATCATGTTAATTTTAAATCTTTAAAACTTAGTAAGTCTTTTGTTTCTCTTTTAATTCCAAAAATAACATATCCAACAAAAGCAATTGGTGCTACTGTATGGAACATTTCATTAATTAGATGACTTATAAAATTATTGTCAACCATTGAAACTGTTGCTCTTAAGATAATATTGTAAAGTAAAAATGTGATTGTTATATAAGTAGTGAAAATTAATGCTCCCCTATTATTTAAAATCCCTTTTTTACCTTCATTATAGGGTTTCAATAATGCAACATACATTCAAATTAGTATTAACAAGTTACTTATTAATGTAAAAAATGATGACATGTAAACTAATTGTTCAAATGGCTGATAACTAGCCTTTAAAACACCATCAGTAGTTGTTGTAAATACAATAACCCCTTTAATAGAAGTTACACCATTCTTTGTTGTACTAATTCAATTGGAATTATTATCAATTCCATATTGCAAAATACTTTGAATTGTCCAAGTTTGTTCTTGATTATTATTAATTAACTTATTAAGTTCAGCAACATTATTTGATGATGAAACAAAAGCTTGGATATAACTATATAAAACAACAATTGTCATTATTAAAACAAATATTGCTTTATATCAAAATCTTCAGTCTTTTAGAGAATAATTACTAAATCAATTCTTAAGACTTTCTTTTTTTAATTTAAAATAATTCATTTTTAACCTTTCTAAATAAAAAATATATAACCTTTTTAAGATTATATACTTATTTTTAAATTATTGTTTACCAGCACGTAATGTGTTGAAAGCGTCAATTAATTTAGGGTCTAATTTATTATTAAAGAACGGCTGAAGGAAAGTATCATTGTATGCTACCTTACCATTACCATCATCTTCATGTAATATTATAGGTTTAAACATTTCTGCATATCTATAGTATGTTCCCTCTTCCTCAATTAATTTACCATTTTCATCATATTCAGGTTCAGCAGTTGCTGATTCCATTGTTTCAACAAATCCTGTTGGAGTTCCTGTAAAATCTGAAATATCTTGTGCATGTTCAATAAAGAAATTAATAAAATCATATGCAATATCTTTATGATTTGAATTTTTAGACATTACTAAATTATCAGAATAAATATTTGTTGTTTGGTGTGTTGGAGTTGAAGGATCTTCGCCATTTTCTGTATAATCATCTTTTGATTCAATTTCTGCATTAGGTCTTCCATATAAGAAATAAACTTTTGATTCATCTTCATCTTCTGCTTTTGAGGCTAGTGAATATAAGTCGTCATCTTCATCCTCATCACCATCAAGAGTATCTTCACCATTATAAACAACATTTGCATATGATAAATCTCCATTATACATAACTGCAAAGTCAAATTGACCTTCGCTTGCTGTTGAAATCAATGAATCTCCTTGTAATCCCACATTTTTATAACCAAGTAAAGTTTTCAATTCTTTTGCGGCTCCGTCAATTTCACTTTGTTTAGTTAAATTCCCTGTTCCATATAAAACTTGTCCTGCAATTGCAAAAACATTTTTAGGATCTTCATTTAAAACAACTTCTTTTCCATCTTTTGCGGCATCTCATAATATTCTTCATGAAAGTTCTGAGTTGTTCATAGCATAATCATAATTATTATCATATTGTTCAGATTGTGTAACTGTTTCTCATTTAGCTGTTTCATTACCTTTTTCTTTTTTCAATAATGTTTCAGGATGAGTTTCAAGTAATCATTTAATATTTGATGCATCAGGATTTGAACTTGTTCTACTTGTACCTTTTGAATTTGGATTAACAGCTATAACTAAATCTCCTCATAAATAAGGAATAGCATAATCAATAATAGTTCCTGTTTGTAAACCTTCCTCTTCAGTTTCACCTTCTTTTAGTTCAACTTTTGATTTGTACATTACATTTAACAATTCATTACTGATTTCTAAAGCTTCTGTTTCTTTTGTTTCTGATTCTACTTCAAATTCTTCATTTTTTACTAATGCTTTTGTTGGATCTTCAGGCTTTTTGTTAATTGATGTTTTATTTTCATCATCACCAAATTCTTCTGATCATGCATTAATTTTTGAATAATCTAAAGCTTCTAATTTTCCTTCTTCTGCTAATTTTTGTACCATGTAATCACTTGGCACCATTAAATCATAATTAAAAGTATATAACTTATTGTATAAAGTTTCATTTGAATCATATTCTTGATAATTAACTTTAACATCATATTCTTTTTCAAATTCTTTTATTAGTGAAGGATCAATATATTCACCTCAGTTACCAATAACTAAGTCATAAATATTATTCATAACGAATGCTACTGTTAGACCAGTAAATGAAACTAAAACTAATAAAGAAACCATTATAATTTTTCAACTTCTAGCAAAGAAACCTTTTGTAAAATTAGCTTCATCAATATTTGATGGGAAGAATTTTTCTTTTTGTTTTGCAACAATTACTTTAATTTGATCAATTTTTTCATTTTTTAATTGAATCATTTTTGATTGAGTTATTTCAAACTTTTCAAATCTTTGTTTTTTTAATTCAATCAATCTAGTATTGTTTGGATTTTCTTGCAATTTTTTATTTAAATTTTCAGAAATATTTACTCTTCTAAATGCTTGTGTCGCAACTAAATCTAATCTACTTGATAGATCATTAATTTTATTATCATTAATTTGTTTAATATCTTTAAGTTTCTCAACAATCATTCTTAATTTAAAGTTATTTTTTCCTTCTTCAACTTCAATTTTTCATTCTTCATAATACTTAATTTTTTTATTGTATCAGTTGATTGTGCTTTTTGAAGGATCAACTTCTGCTCTAAAATCCTTTTTTAATTGTTTAATTTTTTTATTAATTGAAGCAGCTTTTTCTTTTGCCTCTTTTTCTTGTTCATTTAGTCAAGCAATCTCTTCAGATAAGAAAGTTACTTTTTCAATAATTTTTTCTAACTGAATTGAAATTTTAGCTGCTTTTTTAACCTCTGTTGTTTTTGCTAATTGTTTTTCAAGTTGTTTTTGCTTTGCTTCAGCTTTTTTTAATCTTGAAGCATAACGTTTTTCACGGTTAATTGTATTTTGCAATTTATATCTTTTTCACTCAAGTTTAGCAATTTTTTTATCATAGTTTTTTGAATTAGCAAATTTCAGTTTTCATTTTAAAATATAATACTTAACTCAAATTGATAAATTAAGAGTTCTTTTGCGTTTTGTTGCTGTATTTAAAGAATTTGTTAACTCATTAATTTCTTTTTCTAATTTATAAATATTTTTTGATTTATAAGTTCCATTTTTAATTTGTAATTTTGTTGCTTCTTTTTTCTCTTTTGCAAATAAGAAAGCATTTCAAATTACAACTCCTGAAGCAATAATTCCAACCATCATAGTTCCAAATGCAAAAATGTATGGTTTAATTCTTTTTGCTGAATAAATGAATGATGAAACGTTAGTTTGAGCTCCACCAGTAAAATAAGAAATGATAAAGTCATCAAAACTCATTGCAAATGCAATAACTGTTGCAATAATAATCGCAGGTTTCAAAATAGGTAAAATAATTTTAAAGATTACAGTGCTTGTTTTTGCACCCAAGTCATAACTTGCTTCAATAATTGATTTATCTACTTTTCTTAGTCTTGGCATAACTGTTATTAATACATAAGGCACATTAAATGAAACATGGGCCATAACTAATGTAAAAATACCAAATTTTAAACCACTAATTAAGAAAACTACCATTAAAGCAACTGCTGTAATAATATCTGCGTTAATTAAAGGTATATTAGCAACTGACATTCATTTGCTTTGTTTTCTTTTTGTTAATCTACTTAAACCAATTGCAGCCATTGTTCCAATAACAACACTAATTACAGTTGAAACAACCGCTACGAATAGTGAAGTAATAATTGATTTAATAAAAGGTGAGTTTTTGAAAAACTCTTCATATCACCTTGTACTAAAACCCATTCAGTTTGAAACTGATGATCCACTGTTAAAAGAAAACAAAATCATAACCCCGATAGGCACATAGATAACTAATAAAATTAAAGCAAAGTAAGTTGATCTGACGAATCTTTTCATGATTTAGCTCCTTTCTTTTCAAATTTATTTGTAAAGAATTTAGATACCATCATTAGTAAGAAAACCATTGCTGCCAATACTACACTAATTGCGGCTCCAAACCCAAAGTCACTTCCTTTAAAGAAATATGACTCAATAATTGTTGTAATTAAGTTAATTTTTCCATTACCCATATATTGAACAACAATCAATGATGTTGCAGCTTGTAATAATACAAGAGTAATAGCAGTAATAACTCCAGGCATTGAAGATCTAAAAGTAATACCTCAGAATGTTCTATATTTTGAGCATCCCAAATCCATTGCTGCTTCTTCAATATCTCTTCTTCTTGAGTCTAACGCATCATAAATAGGAGTAATTGCAAAAGGAATAAACATGTATGTCATTCCTATGATAATTGCTATTTGAGTTCCTAATGCACTAGGCGCCATTATTAGAAATAAACTTCTTAGCCCCAATACTTTTAATAGCATTGATATTCACATTGGCATTGTAATTAATAATCACATGTTTTTAGCCAATATTTTTGATCTCATTTCAGACATAATTAGGGCAATTGGGTAACCCAAAATTATACAAAATAGTGATGCTATAAATGCATAAGCAATTGTTAATCCCATTGACATCATTATATTTCCATTTTTAAATAGTCTAATAAATTTTTCTAGACTTATTTCAAACATTTTTAAGTCTCCACTTGGTTGAACTAGAGAATACACAACGATTGAAACAATAGGAATTATAACTAACGCAATCATTACCACAAAGAAAGGTAATAATATTGGTCATGCTTTACCTTTTGCAAAGTTAAACATTTTAGTTTTTCCTAATGTTTTATTAATTTCTTTAATTTTTTGACGAACTTTTACTTTGTTTTCACGAGCAATTTCATTATCAATTGCTGTCTCAAGCTGTTCTTGATCAAAATTAACAGAAATTTCTTTTTCTTTTTTAGCCATTAGACTTATTCCACTTCTTTTCACATAACGTGAATAGCTTCGTCATTTCATTTAATAGATACTTTATCATCTACTTTAAATGCTTGTGTTGTGTGTATTTTTCAAATTCTTTTTTTTGTAGTTTCAACTAACAATTCTCAGTGCACACCTTTAAATGTTGTATGCATAACTGTTCCATTAAAAAATCCTGTGTTTGCTTTTTTGATTTCAATATCTTCAGGTCGAATTACAATATCAATTGATTTTTCATTTTTTCCAAAGTTTGTATCATTACAAACAAATTCTTTTCCATCAAATTTAACTTTATTATCTTCAACAAATATTCCGTCTTCAATAATATTTGATTGCCCTATGAATTTAGCAACTCACAAATTTTCTGGTTCATTATAAATATCTTCAGGTGTTCCAATTTGTTGAATTGAACCTTCGTTCATTACAACAACACGATCACTAATACTCAATGCTTCTTCTTGATCATGAGAAACCATTAAAAAAGTAATTCCGATTTCTCTTTGTAATCTTTTTAATTCTTCACGCATGTGTTGTCTTAACTGAACGTCTAGTGCAGCTAATGGTTCATCTAGTAATAAAACTTTTGGTTTCATAACTAATGCTCTGGCAATAGCAACACGTTGTTTTTGTCCCCCAGATAAATCATTAATGTTTCTATCTTCAAATCCTTCTAGACCTACTTGTCTAATTTGTTTTAAAACTTCACGTTGCAAAATATCTTTTTTTGTTTTTTTAGTTCTTAAACCAAATGCAATGTTATCAAACACATTTAAATGTGGGAACAATGCATATGATTGAAAAATTGTATTAAATTGTCTTTTGTTAATTGGTATTGGTAATAAATCCTTACCTTCAAACATAATTTGTCCACTATTTGGTTTTTCAAAACCTGCTATGATTCTTAATGTTGTAGTTTTTCCACAACCTGATGGTCCTAAAAGAGTTATAAATTCTCCTTCTCTAACGTTTAAATCTATTCCTTTAAGAACAACTTTACCATCATAGTCTTTAGTTACACTACGTAACTCTATAATATTATTTTCCATTTAGTTCTCCTTGTTTTTCATATTGATTATGTGAGTACAAAACTCAAAAAAGCATGTCAAAATATGACAAAATAGAAGTCGTTATTAATTTGACTTCCTACTTAAGGGAGAGACTTTCAGTTTCTAAAATAGTTTCAAAAATTTGGGTATGACTAAAAGCAACATCTAATCATTCAAGAATTAGATATTGTTGCGAATTTAAAATTTCTTTAAATTGTAATAAATTCATAGCTTTTACTCCTTTTGAAAACAACTAAATAAATTTTATATTATTAATTTATAAAATGTTAAAAAACTTGTTTTTTAACAAATAAAAAAGAGATTTAAAATCTCTTTAATTATTGTTTATTAAACACATTTTTAAATAAATAATCTCCAACTCCACCATGCTCTACAGTTAAATCCGTTACATCATTTGCTACAGCTTTTACTTCATCTTTAGCATTTGCCATAGCAATTCCTTTACCTGCTCATTTTAATGCAGCAATATCATTTTCTCCATCTCCAAAATAAATTACATCTTTTGGATCGATATTCATCTTTTCACAAACAAATTGTAGACCATATGACTTATCTATTCCTTTTGGATTTAGTTCAATATTTGCACGTGCTTCTGAAACATAACTAAAAGCGAAAATAGATACATCATTATCCTCTGCAAAATTTCTAAAAGAAGCCATATTTTTAGTCTTACCAAAGCAAATAAATTTACTTACCTTTAACTTTTCAAAATTAGTTCATTTAGAATAGTTAATCAATTTTTGTCGCTTTGTTTTAAATTTCATAAATGTTCTAAATGCACTTATTTTTTTATTACAATAGGCATATTTCTCTTGTTCTGAATATGCAAAAATTTTAATTTTACTTTTGTTTGCTTTTTCAAACAATTCTTTTGTAAGTGAAATATCAAAAGTAGATGTATAATGTATTTTTAAATCTTTTGTTTCTTTGTCTTTAAAAGTAAATGATTGACCACCATTTTGTGAAACAAATGGATTATTTGAATCATCAATTTCAAGCTCCTTAGCTATATCATAAATTGTTGTTATATTTCTGCCTGTTGCAATAATTACAGGTATGTTTAATTCCTTTGCCTTTAAAATTGCTTCTTTTGTTTTTTTGTGAATTCCATATACATGATGGTAAACAGTTCCATCAATATCTATAATTATCATTTTTATCATAAATTACCTCTTAATAGCTATTTATTTAAATTATATATTAATATGATTTTGATATGAAAAAAACTAGGACCTTAATCCTAGTCATCTAATTTAAATGTTCTAAAAAAGTTAATGCTCCTAAATGTTGAACTGTCTTATTAGCAAACATATTAGATCTTTTAATAATTTTTGTAATTTGATCAACAGAAGATTCATTATTAATTTCTAATGAAACATAATCATTAATTAAATTTGAAATAAATGCATCCCCTGCTCCAGTTGTATCAACTAAATTTTCGGCTAAAATTGTTGGAACATAGTATAGTTCATTTTTTCATGCAAATATTGTATCATTACATCCACGAGTTATACAAATTAAAGATTTTGGATTTTTTAACATAATAGATTTAATAGCTTCTTCTTGAATTTCAATATCCGTTAACAATAGTAGTTCATCTTCTGATAATTTAATTAAATCTGCATTTTCCATATATTTTTTACAATGATTTTTAAAATTTAAAATTTCTTCATCTGTTACTCATAATTTGTCTCTAAAATTTGGATCAAAAGAAAATTTTATGTTATTTTGTAAAGCTATTTCTAATAATTCACTGTAAGATTTTTTTAAATTGCCTGGTAAAAAACCAGTTGCACTCCCAAAATGAATAAAGTCAATTTTTGTTAATTTTTCTTTATCTTCTTTCGCTAAATCATAATCAGCATCGCTATTTCTTATAAACTGAAAAAATCTTTCCTTATTTTCATCTAAAGTAACTTTTGCAATTGTTGTAGCCTTGTCGCTTTCTTGAATAAAATCATTTTTAATATTAAATTTTTTAATGAATTTTGAAATTGATTCAACATATTGATCATTTCCTAAACTACCCATAAAGTAACTATTATTTGTGTTAATTGCGCCAATTGAACATGCTACATTAAAAGATGCACCACCAACTTCTGCTTTTATATTGTTGTCTTCTGAATAAATATCCATTAGTACTTCACCGATTGAAACTATATTCTTCATTTTACTTTTCCTTTATTTCATTTTTAAATATTATGTTATTTCAAATGTAATCATTACCTTTTAATTGGTTTACTTTAACATTTGATAAATTTGTTTTAATTTGATTATGTTTGTTAATATAGAACCTTACTGAAATTGCGTGCTGACCTTCATTAACAAAAATTTCCATTGTACTTCTATCAATTAATATTCTTAAACTTTTAACTTTTAAAGTACCGTTATTAATTATTGAAGGTAAATTTTCTTCATCATTAAAAGTCATATTTGTTCTATCTATAATAAATTCATTATTTTTATTTAATATTTTAATATTCTTATTCAATTCATTTGAAACAATAATTTCAAAATCGCTTTCAATATTATTTATAATAATTTCACTTAATCCATTTTCATAATTAAATGTCTTATTAACTTCTTTAATTTCAAAAGTTCTTAAGTTATCAAGTTCTTTTATAGGCAATTGATATAAGCAATCGTTTTTAACAAACAATTCTCTAGGAACTGTCAATTGATTGCTTCATGTTGTTAATTCTGGTGGAAAAGGATTAGACTTCGAATTTCCTAATCAACCTAGCATTATTACACGATTACCAGTATTACTAAAAACTTGAGGCGCATAAAAATCAAAACCTAAATCTATTTTCAATAAATCTGTTTTGTATTTAAAATTCATTTCATTGTCAATTTCTACTTCACGATACTTAACAAAATGACTACCTTCTTTTAATGGTGCTTCTTGTTCTAAACAAGCGAATACATATTCTCTTCCATCCAATTTAAAATAGTTTGGGCATTCAAGCATGTATGCATTTTGCTCATCATTCTCATCAAATTTTATATCCTTGTAGTTTTCTCAACTTGTTCCATTAAATTTGTAAATATTTAAAACAGCTTTTATATCTTTAGTTTGAGCACCATTTAACATAAATAACTCATTGTTTTTTTCAAATACAATTGGATCTCTATAATGACCTGAATATTTTGTTAAATCTGTTTCATATAAAAATTCTTTTGTTACTATTTTATTTTTTAAATCAATAAATGCTTTTAATGTATAAGCTGTTCTATCTACATCATTAAATTTAACATTACCTGTATAATAAATTTCAATTTCATTATTTTTATTAATTCTTGCACTTCCTGAAAATACACCATTTTTGTCATACTTATTTGAAGGAGTTAAAGTTAAACCTTCATATGTATAATTAATAAAATCCGTTGTTGTATATAAAGCTCATGACTTATTGAAATGTTGAATACTAAAAGGACAACTTTGCATAAAAATATAGTATTTTCCGTCTAAGAAAGTTAGCCCATTTGGATCATTTGTTGAACCTGAATAACCAGCTAAGTGATATTGATTATTGTACCAATCACTTTGCTTTTTATCATGTCATTTTTGAATATCATTTAAGTCTTGTTCAGTTATCAAACTATATTTTTCTTTTTGCATATTTTACTCCGCACTTTTTCTTTTAATTTTAAATTTATCTAATTTTATTTTATTTTTTAATTGTTCAAATTTTAATCCTAACTTTGTTTTTTTAGATTGAATTCCGTCTTTAAATAGAAATAAAGTTAATAAGAAAGCCACACCAAATGAAATTATGTTTACTCCAATAATTCCTAGTAGTTTAGTTCAATTACCTGTATATAACAACAATCCTGGTATTACTGTAACTCCCATACCTGGACATGTAACATTTAAAATTCCAGCAAATAAACCTCCGAAAAATCCTCCAATTGATGCGTAAATAAATGGTTTAATTTTTGGCAAATTTGTTCCAAAAATTGCTGGTTCTGTTATTCCAAACAGTGTTGATATTGCAGCAGAAAATCCCAATTCTTTATCTGATTTATCTTTTGCTTTTACTGCAATAGCCATTGCTGCACCACCTTGTGAAATAATTGAAGCTGTTCAAATTGCATTAAAGATTGATCCTGTAGCAGCTGCACCATTAGCACCTGGTAAACTTCCATCAATAACTAATTGCATTTCAAGTCCTTGTAAGACTTGATGACAACCTGTGATAACAATTCCTTGCAATACTCCTGCAATAATTGCTGTTCCAAATCCATATTTAATTCCAAGAATTGCTTTAGTAGCGATTAATATTCCTTGTTCTACCATTAATAAGATTGGTCCAAAAATAAATAGAGCAACTAAAAAAGCAATTGTTATTGTTAGAAATGGTGTAAAAATAATGTTTACAGCTTTTGGCATTCAAATTTTTATTCATTTTTCTAAATATGCAACTGCAACACCAATAATTAATGCTGGTAAAACTGAACCTTGGTAGCCTGTAATTGGAATAATTCAAACTTTAATAGCAGTTATTGGATCACCCATTACTGCATTTGTTATTACATTTCCATTTGCATCAAATGTTGGTGCTTGACCTATTCATTTTAATCCTGCTTCAACTCAAGCTTTATATATTTCGTTTTTTGATAATCCTTCAATCAATTGATTATTATAAAAATCTAATTGCGCATTATATGCAGCAATTGATCCCTTATTTGGTAATAGAGGATTAACTAACATTAATCCAATAATAATCCCCAATACAGGATTACCACCAAATCTTTTAACTGTTGATCAACAAACTAAAACTGCTAGTGAGTCAAATGCTGTTTTAGTAACAATGTCTACAATAATTCATAATAATGAATTCAATTGTTCACCTGATGGATTTAATATTTGCTTTAAAAGAGCTGATACTCCCATTGCCAATCCAGCTGCAACAATCGCTGGAATAATTGGAACAAATATATCTCCTAAAACTCTCATTCCCTTTTGAATTTCCCCAAAAAATCATGATTTATTTCTTAATGTTTCTTTATTTGCTTTTACTTGTAATTTAAAATCTTCTAATTTAGAATTATCTAATTTTTCATCCATTGAAGCATTGCTTACTTCCATTATTTTTTGTACTTCAGCATAAACAGCTTCTACTACACC
This window of the Mesoplasma chauliocola genome carries:
- a CDS encoding PTS transporter subunit EIIC, with translation MKRKDYALEAKRFVDAAGGKENIESYLHCVTRLRLNVIDKTKVNEAEIKDSPLAKGINWTQNQLQIILGTGVVEAVYAEVQKIMEVSNASMDEKLDNSKLEDFKLQVKANKETLRNKSWFFGEIQKGMRVLGDIFVPIIPAIVAAGLAMGVSALLKQILNPSGEQLNSLLWIIVDIVTKTAFDSLAVLVCWSTVKRFGGNPVLGIIIGLMLVNPLLPNKGSIAAYNAQLDFYNNQLIEGLSKNEIYKAWVEAGLKWIGQAPTFDANGNVITNAVMGDPITAIKVWIIPITGYQGSVLPALIIGVAVAYLEKWIKIWMPKAVNIIFTPFLTITIAFLVALFIFGPILLMVEQGILIATKAILGIKYGFGTAIIAGVLQGIVITGCHQVLQGLEMQLVIDGSLPGANGAAATGSIFNAIWTASIISQGGAAMAIAVKAKDKSDKELGFSAAISTLFGITEPAIFGTNLPKIKPFIYASIGGFFGGLFAGILNVTCPGMGVTVIPGLLLYTGNWTKLLGIIGVNIISFGVAFLLTLFLFKDGIQSKKTKLGLKFEQLKNKIKLDKFKIKRKSAE